A DNA window from Takifugu flavidus isolate HTHZ2018 chromosome 15, ASM371156v2, whole genome shotgun sequence contains the following coding sequences:
- the LOC130539342 gene encoding uncharacterized protein LOC130539342: protein MAAKMTTDLLARAERLVSEDNQETEKAVKALLCSETPLPVQGTNCCVTEIGEIEIERETSALQHGTDSSKQTNKLSRRRVRQPGGPKSTVQEPSKQNLQTCASLSTVTPTAFPPSREPSAPARRRRIRQACTTLTPVLTAAPTAAPLSLSPDPFEPARPIRRRRNQRHKSNIVRRLFDDSGLRLNESVPEPSFDRVEGDTGGNDHPQQQHKHHESVRQPSFDRVEGDTGCYIHSQHPQDMVVLEIFNNVIRYIVSSNCNQRCTKTVLKKL from the exons atggctgcaaagatgactaccg atctgttagccagggctgaaagattggtatccgaagacaaccaagaaactgaaaaagcagtaaaagcattgctgtgttctgaaaccccactccccgtgcaggggacaaattgctgtgtaactgaaattggtgaaattgagattgagagggaaacctcggcacttcaacatgggactgactcaagtaagcagacgaacaaactctccagaagacgtgtgagacagccaggaggaccgaagtcgactgtacaag aaccatcaaaacagaaccttcaaacgtgcgcctctctgagcactgtgactcccacggcctttccaccctcccgtgaaccttctgcccctgcgaggagacgtagaatacggcaagcgtgtaccactctgacccctgtacttacagcggcacccacggcagctccactctccctttcaccagatcctttcgaacctgcgaggccgataaggagacgtaggaaccagagacacaagtctaacattgtcaggagattgtttgatg attcagggttgagattaaacgagagcgttcctgaaccgtccttcgacagggtggagggggatacggggggcaacgatcatccccaacaacagcacaagcaccacgagagcgttcgtcaaccgtccttcgacagggtggagggggatacaggctgctacattcattcccaacacccccaagacatggtagtgctggagattttcaataatgtcatacggtatattgtttcctccaattgtaaccaaaggtgtactaaaacagtgttgaaaaagctgtaa